A segment of the Buchnera aphidicola (Ceratoglyphina bambusae) genome:
AAATTTATGAAATATAATTTTATACTTTAAAGTATATGATACAATTTATATATATAATTTAATTAGATGAAATATTATAAATTTTTTAAGATAATATATTTATTATATTAATTTTTATAAAGGACTAATAAAATGAAAATTCGTCCATTACATGATCGTATTATTGTTGAGAGAAATAAAAAAGAAGCAAAATCAGCTGGGGGTATTGTGTTAACTGGCTCAGCGGCTGGAAAATCTACTAGAGGAACGGTTATAGCTGTAGGAAGGGGAAGAATTTTAGAAAATGGAAAAGTAAAACCATTAGATGTTAAAGTTGGAGATGTAGTAATTTTTAATGAAGGATACGGTGCTAAAACAGAAAAAATTGATAATAAAGAAGTATTAATTTTAACTGAGAGTGATATTCTTGCAATTGTAGAATAAAATTAAAATTAAATAATATAAAACAATATTTATTTTTTTATAATAATAATTGCTAAAAAGGAAATTTTAATATGGCAGCTAAAGATGTTAAATTTGGTAATGAAGCTAGAGTTAAAATGCTTAATGGAGTTAATATATTAGCTGATGCTGTAAAAGTTACATTAGGTCCTAAAGGAAGAAATGTAATTTTGGATAAATCATTTGGAGCTCCTAGTATTACAAAAGATGGTGTTTCTGTAGCTCGTGAAATAGAGCTAGAGGATAATTTTGAAAATATGGGTGCTCAAATGGTTAAAGAAGTAGCATCTAAAGCAAATGATGCTGCAGGAGATGGAACTACTACAGCTACTTTATTAGCTCAAGCAATAGTTAATGAAGGATTAAAAGCTGTTGCTTCAGGAATGAATCCCATGGATTTAAAAAGAGGGATTGATAAAGCAGTGATAAATGCTGTTAATGAATTAAGGAAATTATCTGTTCCTTGTTCTGATAAAAAAGCTATTACTCAAGTTGGAACAATTTCTGCTAATGCTGATGAAAAAGTAGGATCATTGATTTCTGAAGCTATGGAAAAAGTTGGAAATGATGGTGTTATAACAGTAGAAGAAGGAACTGGTTTGCAAAATGAGCTTGAAGTAGTTAAAGGAATGCAGTTTGATAGAGGATATTTATCTCCATATTTTATTAATAAAACTGAATCTGGAATAGTAGAATTAGAAAATCCATATATTTTAATGGTAGATAAAAAAATTTCTAATATTAGAGAATTACTATCTATATTAGAATCTGTAGCGAAATCAGGTAAACCATTATTAATAATATCAGAAGATTTAGAAGGTGAAGCTTTAGCAACTTTAGTAGTTAATTCTATGAGAGGAATAGTAAAAATAGCTGCAGTAAAAGCACCTGGATTTGGTGATAGAAGAAAATCTATGTTACAAGATATTTCTATTTTAACTCATGGATCTGTTATTTCTGAAGAATTAGCTATGGATTTAGAAAAGACTTCTATAGATGATTTAGGTCAAGCTAAAAGAGTAGTAATAACTAAAGATACTACTACTATAATTGGCGGAATAGGAAATAAAAAAGATATAAAAAATAGAGTTGAACAAATTAGAAAGCAAATAAAAGATTCTACTTCTGATTATGATAAAGAAAAATTAAATGAAAGATTAGCTAAACTTTCAGGAGGAGTTGCAGTACTAAAAGTAGGAGCAGCAACTGAAGTAGAAATGAAAGAGAAAAAAGCTAGAGTTGAAGATGCTTTACATGCAACTAGAGCGGCAGTAGAAGAAGGAGTAGTTCCTGGAGGAGGAGTTGCTTTAGTTAGGGTGGCTCAAAAAATTTCTAAAATGTTAAGCAACAATGAAGATCAAAATGTGGGAATACGTGTTGCTGTGCGCGCTATGGAGGCACCATTACGTCAAATAGTTTCTAATTCTGGAGAAGAACCATCTGTAGTTGCAAATAATGTTAAAGATGGAAAAGGAAATTATGGATATAATGCTGCTACTCATACGTATGGTGACATGATTAAATTTGGAATATTAGACCCTACAAAAGTGACAAGATCAGCTTTACAATATGCTGCTTCTGTTGCTGGTCTAATGATTACCACAGAATGTATGGTTACTGATTTACCTAAAGAA
Coding sequences within it:
- a CDS encoding co-chaperone GroES codes for the protein MKIRPLHDRIIVERNKKEAKSAGGIVLTGSAAGKSTRGTVIAVGRGRILENGKVKPLDVKVGDVVIFNEGYGAKTEKIDNKEVLILTESDILAIVE
- the groL gene encoding chaperonin GroEL (60 kDa chaperone family; promotes refolding of misfolded polypeptides especially under stressful conditions; forms two stacked rings of heptamers to form a barrel-shaped 14mer; ends can be capped by GroES; misfolded proteins enter the barrel where they are refolded when GroES binds), which encodes MAAKDVKFGNEARVKMLNGVNILADAVKVTLGPKGRNVILDKSFGAPSITKDGVSVAREIELEDNFENMGAQMVKEVASKANDAAGDGTTTATLLAQAIVNEGLKAVASGMNPMDLKRGIDKAVINAVNELRKLSVPCSDKKAITQVGTISANADEKVGSLISEAMEKVGNDGVITVEEGTGLQNELEVVKGMQFDRGYLSPYFINKTESGIVELENPYILMVDKKISNIRELLSILESVAKSGKPLLIISEDLEGEALATLVVNSMRGIVKIAAVKAPGFGDRRKSMLQDISILTHGSVISEELAMDLEKTSIDDLGQAKRVVITKDTTTIIGGIGNKKDIKNRVEQIRKQIKDSTSDYDKEKLNERLAKLSGGVAVLKVGAATEVEMKEKKARVEDALHATRAAVEEGVVPGGGVALVRVAQKISKMLSNNEDQNVGIRVAVRAMEAPLRQIVSNSGEEPSVVANNVKDGKGNYGYNAATHTYGDMIKFGILDPTKVTRSALQYAASVAGLMITTECMVTDLPKEDKSDLGHSQPSSGMGGMGGMM